Proteins encoded by one window of Spirochaetota bacterium:
- a CDS encoding protein-glutamate O-methyltransferase CheR, which produces MPQLTELDSNSFRRFSEIIYEESGIKLNESKRALVQSRLMKRLRELGIDGYRGYYDYLIENYRLEIVNLINAITTNKTDFFREYKHFDFMTEEVLPELLKSGRKEINIWSAGCSTGEEPYSIAITMHRFFENRKTPEIRILATDIDTQVLNRGREGKYRAEDILEVVDMPTAKRYFQKGVAENEGLFRVKDFIRRMVHFRRLNLLDSSFPMKGTFDIIFCRNVIIYFDRESQKRLFANFHRYLADDGYLFVGHSETLTGITDRFVFVRNTIYRKTPERR; this is translated from the coding sequence ATGCCGCAACTTACTGAACTCGACAGCAACAGCTTCAGGCGTTTCAGTGAAATCATATACGAAGAGAGCGGGATAAAGCTCAATGAGTCAAAGCGGGCACTCGTACAGTCGCGGCTCATGAAACGACTGCGGGAGCTCGGAATCGACGGTTACCGTGGTTACTACGATTACCTGATTGAAAACTACCGGCTGGAGATCGTCAACCTCATCAATGCCATCACCACCAATAAAACCGACTTTTTCCGCGAGTACAAACATTTCGATTTCATGACCGAAGAGGTGCTCCCGGAATTATTGAAATCAGGCAGAAAGGAGATCAATATCTGGAGCGCGGGATGCTCCACCGGCGAGGAGCCATACAGCATCGCGATCACGATGCACCGTTTTTTCGAGAACAGGAAAACCCCGGAAATACGCATTCTCGCCACCGATATCGATACCCAGGTACTGAACAGGGGCAGGGAGGGCAAATACAGGGCGGAAGACATCCTCGAAGTGGTAGACATGCCGACGGCGAAGCGCTATTTTCAGAAGGGCGTTGCCGAAAACGAGGGCCTGTTCCGGGTAAAGGACTTCATCCGGCGGATGGTCCATTTCCGCCGACTCAACCTGCTCGATTCGAGCTTTCCCATGAAGGGCACGTTCGATATAATCTTCTGCCGCAACGTCATCATCTATTTCGACCGCGAATCGCAGAAGAGGCTGTTCGCGAATTTTCACAGGTACCTGGCGGATGACGGCTATCTGTTCGTCGGCCACTCGGAAACCCTCACGGGAATTACCGACAGGTTCGTT
- a CDS encoding chemoreceptor glutamine deamidase CheD, producing the protein MIQSTKNRFGKVLYTLLPGDYFATGEDCILGTVTGACACVCLYDAARRIGGMGHFIVPGMIGTGGIFADDIARQGIMSMEYLIGEIVKLGGDRKHLKAKLFGVGSLNSRMPNMDAVIQSNIRFLKEYFALERIPVETEDLGGSHRRQVLFYTMTGAAMRRFQRRNDDASEFARLEQEYIDAMFRNKPRFGKVYLFE; encoded by the coding sequence ATGATTCAGAGCACCAAAAACAGGTTCGGGAAGGTGCTCTACACGCTCTTACCCGGTGACTATTTCGCCACTGGCGAGGATTGCATCCTCGGAACGGTGACGGGGGCGTGCGCGTGCGTCTGCCTGTATGATGCCGCAAGGCGTATCGGCGGCATGGGGCATTTCATCGTTCCGGGGATGATCGGCACCGGTGGGATTTTCGCCGACGATATCGCCAGGCAGGGGATCATGTCGATGGAATACCTGATAGGGGAGATCGTGAAGCTCGGCGGCGATCGCAAGCATCTGAAGGCGAAGCTTTTCGGTGTGGGGAGTCTCAACTCGCGCATGCCGAATATGGACGCGGTTATCCAGAGCAATATTCGCTTTCTCAAGGAGTACTTCGCGCTCGAGCGGATACCTGTCGAGACCGAGGACCTCGGCGGGAGCCATCGCAGACAGGTGCTGTTTTATACGATGACGGGAGCGGCAATGAGGCGCTTTCAGAGAAGGAACGACGACGCCTCCGAATTCGCCAGACTCGAGCAGGAATACATAGACGCCATGTTCCGCAACAAGCCACGATTCGGCAAAGTCTATCTTTTCGAATAG